Proteins from one uncultured Anaeromusa sp. genomic window:
- the metK gene encoding methionine adenosyltransferase, with translation MKKRVLFTSESVTEGHPDKLADQVSDAILDAILAKDPQARVACETLVTTGLVHVVGEITTSCYVDIPHIVRETVKEIGYTRAKFGFDGETCGVMVSIDEQSPDIAMGVNEALEAKQGNTDLMEAIGAGDQGMMFGYATNETPEFMPLPIALAHRLSRRLAEIRKTDVVDYLRPDGKTQVTVEYEDGVPVRIDAIVISTQHGPDVTREQIEADLRKHVIAPVVPAKFLDDKTKYYINPTGRFVVGGPQGDAGLTGRKIIVDTYGGMARHGGGAFSGKDPTKVDRSGAYAARYVAKNIVAAGLADKCEIQLAYAIGVAQPVSIMVETFGTAKVEETLIEELIKKHFDLRPAGIIKMLDLRRPLYRQTAAYGHFGRTDIDLPWEQTDKAAAIRSDAGI, from the coding sequence TTGAAGAAACGAGTATTATTTACATCGGAATCAGTAACAGAAGGACATCCGGATAAGCTGGCGGACCAAGTATCTGACGCTATTTTGGACGCCATTCTGGCTAAGGATCCTCAGGCTCGCGTGGCTTGCGAGACCTTAGTAACGACCGGCCTGGTTCATGTGGTTGGTGAAATCACCACTTCTTGCTATGTGGATATTCCGCATATTGTCCGGGAGACGGTTAAGGAAATCGGCTATACCCGCGCCAAGTTCGGCTTTGACGGCGAAACCTGCGGCGTAATGGTATCCATTGACGAGCAATCGCCGGATATTGCCATGGGCGTTAATGAAGCCTTAGAAGCTAAACAAGGAAATACCGATTTAATGGAAGCCATTGGCGCTGGCGACCAGGGTATGATGTTCGGCTATGCCACGAACGAAACTCCGGAATTCATGCCACTGCCGATTGCTTTGGCGCATCGGCTGTCACGCCGCCTTGCAGAAATCCGCAAAACCGACGTAGTGGACTATTTGCGCCCTGACGGCAAAACCCAGGTCACCGTGGAATACGAAGACGGCGTACCTGTACGCATTGACGCTATCGTTATTTCCACACAGCACGGTCCTGATGTAACCCGCGAGCAAATTGAAGCAGACCTGCGCAAGCATGTCATTGCACCGGTTGTGCCCGCTAAGTTCTTGGATGACAAGACCAAGTATTATATCAACCCCACCGGACGTTTTGTGGTGGGCGGCCCTCAAGGCGACGCCGGCTTGACGGGACGGAAGATTATCGTTGATACCTATGGCGGCATGGCTCGCCATGGCGGCGGCGCATTCTCCGGTAAGGATCCGACAAAAGTTGACCGTTCCGGTGCTTATGCAGCACGGTATGTTGCTAAAAACATCGTAGCTGCCGGCTTGGCGGACAAATGTGAAATTCAGCTGGCTTACGCCATTGGCGTAGCTCAGCCGGTATCGATCATGGTGGAAACCTTTGGCACCGCCAAGGTAGAGGAAACATTGATTGAGGAGCTGATTAAAAAGCACTTCGATCTGCGGCCTGCCGGCATTATCAAAATGCTGGATTTGCGCCGTCCCTTGTATCGACAGACAGCCGCCTACGGTCATTTCGGCCGTACCGATATCGATCTTCCTTGGGAGCAGACAGACAAAGCCGCTGCCATTCGCAGCGACGCTGGAATCTAA